The Parcubacteria group bacterium genome includes a region encoding these proteins:
- a CDS encoding FtsX-like permease family protein yields AYIKQAEKTLDNIKSIPGVTGAVEHYKSGAGIAYDPKKEGTNVKNGSWYLYSIVPSEESKVLKINSKIVSGRYLEDGDRNKILIGREISGGFNATLERTSLGGVNVGDEVYVNYPNGISRKYTVVGIFASKSFLADAQAFITKDEMEEVLGQHDLADEIIVKTATTGDENKYISKIESISQQKLKLYPWRDYLGALSTVTNSFDFIKLIFYAIGLAVSGASIFIIIYIDLLNQRKQIGILKAIGMESRTIVVSYVLQALFYGILGTILGVIAVKYAIYPYFIKHPFDMPIGDVSLVFEKADLIKTIVSMIVVSFIAGLIPSIQITKKNILDSIFK; encoded by the coding sequence TGCCTATATCAAACAAGCAGAAAAGACTCTGGACAATATTAAAAGTATACCGGGCGTAACCGGCGCAGTCGAACATTATAAATCAGGCGCTGGTATTGCGTATGACCCCAAAAAAGAAGGAACTAATGTCAAAAACGGCAGTTGGTATCTATATTCAATAGTGCCTTCGGAAGAATCAAAAGTTCTAAAAATAAATTCAAAGATTGTTTCCGGAAGATATTTGGAAGATGGCGATCGCAATAAGATACTTATCGGGAGGGAAATTAGTGGTGGTTTTAATGCTACTCTTGAAAGGACATCTTTAGGCGGAGTGAATGTTGGTGACGAAGTTTATGTAAACTATCCCAATGGCATAAGTCGGAAATATACCGTGGTCGGAATTTTTGCCAGCAAAAGTTTTTTGGCTGATGCTCAGGCGTTTATAACGAAAGATGAAATGGAAGAAGTTTTGGGGCAGCATGACCTGGCTGATGAAATAATTGTAAAAACTGCCACGACCGGAGACGAGAATAAATATATTTCAAAAATAGAAAGCATATCGCAGCAAAAATTGAAACTTTATCCCTGGCGTGATTATCTAGGCGCCCTTTCAACCGTTACCAATAGTTTTGATTTTATAAAATTAATTTTTTATGCCATTGGTCTGGCTGTTTCCGGCGCCAGTATTTTTATAATCATCTATATCGACTTGCTTAATCAGAGAAAACAAATCGGTATTCTGAAAGCCATTGGAATGGAAAGCAGAACCATCGTTGTCTCCTATGTTTTGCAGGCTCTTTTTTATGGGATATTGGGAACCATTCTGGGTGTAATTGCGGTTAAATATGCGATTTATCCATATTTCATAAAACATCCTTTTGATATGCCTATTGGAGATGTTAGTCTTGTATTTGAAAAAGCCGATCTTATAAAAACAATTGTCAGTATGATAGTCGTGTCCTTTATTGCCGGACTCATTCCCTCTATTCAAATTACTAAGAAAAATATTTTAGACTCAATATTCAAATAA
- a CDS encoding ABC transporter ATP-binding protein: MEKNSITVKNLHKTYPGEVPLHVLKGVSFSVKEGEFVAIMGRSGSGKSTLLHQLSLLDNADEGEIIVEGQELTALSDSEKTKFRLQHFGYVFQEYALLPGFSAEEAVSLPLILQGFSIRESKKRAIEILEMVQLGDRVKHFPSEMSGGEQQRVAIARALVNNPKILFADEPCANLDSETSTIILELFRKLNKELNQTVILVTHEPEDEEYVDRVIHMKDGILQ, encoded by the coding sequence ATGGAGAAAAACAGTATAACCGTAAAAAATTTGCATAAAACTTATCCAGGAGAAGTTCCACTTCATGTTCTTAAGGGTGTCAGTTTTTCCGTAAAAGAAGGTGAATTTGTGGCTATTATGGGTAGAAGTGGCAGTGGAAAATCTACCTTACTTCATCAGCTTAGCCTTTTGGATAACGCGGACGAAGGAGAAATAATTGTTGAAGGGCAAGAACTGACCGCGCTTTCCGACAGTGAAAAAACAAAATTTCGTCTTCAGCACTTTGGCTATGTCTTTCAAGAATACGCTCTTCTCCCAGGGTTCAGCGCAGAGGAAGCCGTCAGTCTACCACTTATTTTGCAAGGTTTCTCTATACGGGAAAGCAAAAAACGCGCCATAGAAATACTCGAGATGGTTCAGCTGGGCGATCGGGTGAAACATTTTCCATCCGAAATGTCAGGAGGTGAACAGCAAAGAGTGGCTATCGCCAGAGCCCTGGTTAATAATCCAAAAATTCTTTTTGCTGATGAACCTTGCGCTAACCTGGATTCAGAAACATCAACTATAATATTGGAACTTTTTCGAAAACTCAACAAAGAACTCAACCAAACAGTTATTCTGGTAACTCATGAACCGGAAGACGAAGAATATGTCGACAGGGTAATTCACATGAAAGACGGTATTTTACAATAA
- a CDS encoding efflux RND transporter periplasmic adaptor subunit, translating into MNKKLVKKIIYWIIFIAIAIIIGFLIWGNKNKKVDYTLTPVSKGTLTRTISANGEYLSKEKADISFRISGPLTNIKVDVGDEVKKGQFLASVDTGTLTDKLEQAKKAVTIQKETLNYQKDKDDLYTKDQRDAQRAAVKQAESVVDEISRQFQYAILTSPMSGKVAEKNISIGEIAQAGSPVITIIREDEMRIEAKIPEVDIAGVRVGQKASVKFDAYPENQRFESTITEIDPTPVTVQNVVYYVVKMQVENPDVGLRYGMNCTIYDQTNRKDNALIIPKGVIEKEGNKKFVTILTDAEKKTVEKREVQTGLEGDDGMVEVVSGLKEGDRMATEK; encoded by the coding sequence ATGAATAAAAAACTAGTTAAGAAAATAATTTATTGGATCATCTTTATCGCCATTGCGATAATAATAGGATTTCTAATTTGGGGAAATAAGAATAAAAAGGTAGATTATACGCTTACTCCGGTTAGCAAGGGGACACTAACTCGGACAATTTCAGCAAACGGAGAATATTTATCCAAAGAAAAAGCGGATATCAGCTTTAGAATTTCCGGACCGCTTACTAATATTAAAGTAGACGTCGGAGATGAAGTGAAGAAGGGGCAATTTTTAGCCAGTGTTGATACGGGCACTTTGACCGATAAACTGGAGCAGGCAAAAAAGGCAGTTACAATTCAAAAGGAAACATTGAATTATCAAAAGGATAAAGATGATTTATATACCAAGGATCAACGGGATGCACAGAGGGCGGCAGTCAAACAAGCGGAATCGGTCGTTGATGAAATCTCCAGGCAGTTTCAATATGCCATCCTTACTTCGCCAATGAGTGGAAAAGTGGCAGAAAAAAATATCAGTATCGGAGAAATTGCCCAGGCTGGAAGCCCGGTAATTACGATTATTAGAGAAGACGAAATGAGAATTGAAGCTAAAATTCCAGAAGTGGATATTGCAGGAGTAAGAGTCGGCCAGAAAGCAAGCGTTAAATTTGATGCTTATCCGGAAAATCAAAGATTCGAATCCACCATAACGGAAATAGATCCGACTCCGGTTACCGTTCAGAATGTTGTTTACTACGTGGTCAAAATGCAAGTTGAAAACCCCGATGTGGGTCTGCGATACGGTATGAATTGCACAATTTACGACCAAACGAACCGGAAAGACAATGCGCTTATAATTCCCAAGGGAGTAATAGAAAAAGAAGGAAACAAAAAATTTGTTACTATACTGACTGATGCTGAAAAGAAAACTGTGGAAAAAAGAGAAGTGCAAACGGGATTAGAAGGAGACGATGGAATGGTGGAAGTTGTTTCCGGTCTTAAAGAAGGCGATCGAATGGCGACAGAAAAATAA
- a CDS encoding glycosyltransferase, which translates to MRILLISDHADPLAEIGSKEAGGQNIYVFYLAKFLCRLGILVDVYTRWDRKNKKEIVRFNNHLRVIRVEAGPKKYMPRDNFLDVVNEFAENVLERIKKEKINYDIIHTNYWFSGLIGLKVAKEIKKPLVHIYHSIGQVRFESLKNYKLQEINNQFFKQRTISEKEIAQKADRIIATSPVEKEIINNIFGISWGKIKTITIGVDTKIFRPIKTERARKLAKMETNGKIILYVGRIEWRKGIGTLFYAFREVIKNYPNAKLYVIGGGKSKSARKLEDAERERLKKISQELGIEKRVSFLGPKKQNKLYKYYSAADMCIVPSYYEPFGIVPLESMACGTPVVASRTGGLQYTVRNKVTGCLFEPKNYIDLAEKINIVLKNGKDFYTGNCLKMISDKFQWEEIADQYDNFFNKLINKKNENRNSSSI; encoded by the coding sequence ATGCGTATTCTTCTAATCTCCGACCATGCCGACCCATTGGCGGAAATCGGTTCAAAAGAAGCCGGAGGACAAAATATCTATGTTTTTTATTTGGCAAAGTTTTTGTGCCGACTTGGAATTTTAGTTGATGTATATACCCGCTGGGACAGAAAAAACAAAAAAGAAATTGTTAGATTTAATAATCATTTAAGAGTCATAAGAGTAGAAGCCGGTCCTAAAAAATATATGCCAAGAGATAATTTTTTGGATGTTGTAAATGAATTTGCAGAAAATGTGCTGGAAAGAATAAAAAAGGAGAAAATAAATTACGATATAATTCATACGAATTATTGGTTTTCAGGACTTATTGGCTTAAAAGTTGCCAAAGAAATTAAAAAACCACTCGTTCATATTTATCATTCTATCGGACAAGTCAGATTTGAGAGTTTGAAAAATTACAAACTTCAGGAAATCAATAACCAATTTTTTAAGCAAAGAACAATTTCCGAAAAAGAAATAGCCCAAAAAGCGGACAGGATAATTGCGACCAGTCCGGTGGAGAAAGAAATTATCAATAATATTTTTGGAATCAGCTGGGGAAAAATAAAAACCATAACTATCGGTGTGGATACGAAAATATTCAGGCCGATAAAAACAGAAAGAGCCAGAAAACTGGCAAAAATGGAAACTAACGGGAAAATCATTCTTTATGTTGGCAGGATTGAATGGAGAAAAGGAATCGGAACCCTGTTTTATGCTTTTCGCGAAGTTATAAAAAATTATCCAAATGCGAAGCTATATGTTATTGGCGGAGGTAAAAGCAAATCGGCAAGAAAACTGGAAGATGCCGAGCGCGAGAGACTGAAAAAAATCTCTCAAGAACTGGGAATAGAAAAGAGAGTAAGCTTTTTAGGACCCAAGAAGCAGAATAAATTATATAAATACTATTCGGCTGCCGATATGTGTATTGTTCCTTCATATTATGAACCGTTTGGAATAGTTCCTCTTGAATCAATGGCTTGCGGAACTCCCGTGGTTGCTTCTCGCACCGGAGGATTGCAGTATACTGTGAGGAATAAAGTAACAGGATGCTTATTTGAACCTAAAAACTATATCGATTTAGCTGAAAAAATAAATATTGTTTTAAAAAACGGAAAAGATTTTTATACCGGAAACTGTTTAAAGATGATTAGTGATAAATTTCAATGGGAAGAAATAGCCGATCAATATGATAACTTTTTTAATAAATTAATAAACAAAAAAAATGAAAATCGCAATAGTAGCTCCATTTGA
- a CDS encoding glycosyltransferase family 4 protein, with translation MKIAIVAPFEEKVPPHKYGGTELVVYNLTQQLVKMGHDVTLIATGDSQTSAKLEVIFKRSLRSIPDLTDMKLREAYKFIGIGKVVTYLNENDFNVVHNHIGWRLLPFEKIIACPVVTTLHGPLDVPYQQRVYGEFSESNYISISMNQRKPMPELNFVANAYNGLDMEKFRQNYQPKDYFAFLGRMSPEKGPVQAIAVAKKAGVKLIMAAKVDLVDEEYFKKEVEPLIDDNQIKFIGEIDHEEKVEFLGDSKGLIAPIQWEEPFGLFFIEAMACGAPVFAMRRGSVPEIVIDKKTGFICDSVDEMAEKIKRVDEIDRKDCFEHVEKNFSSEKMTKDYIKAYEKVMKK, from the coding sequence ATGAAAATCGCAATAGTAGCTCCATTTGAGGAAAAAGTTCCCCCACATAAATATGGCGGAACGGAACTTGTTGTTTATAACTTGACTCAGCAGTTAGTAAAGATGGGTCATGATGTTACGCTCATAGCAACTGGAGATTCCCAAACAAGCGCCAAGCTGGAAGTCATTTTCAAAAGATCGCTCAGAAGTATTCCTGATCTTACGGACATGAAGTTACGGGAAGCTTATAAATTTATTGGGATAGGAAAAGTGGTAACATATTTAAATGAAAATGATTTTAATGTTGTTCATAATCATATTGGCTGGAGATTGCTTCCTTTTGAAAAAATTATCGCTTGTCCGGTAGTCACAACTCTTCACGGACCTCTCGATGTTCCTTATCAGCAGAGAGTTTATGGCGAGTTTAGCGAGTCAAATTACATAAGCATCAGCATGAATCAACGAAAACCGATGCCAGAACTTAATTTTGTGGCAAACGCTTATAATGGTCTGGATATGGAAAAATTTAGACAAAATTACCAGCCAAAAGATTATTTCGCATTTCTTGGCAGAATGTCTCCGGAGAAGGGACCGGTTCAAGCCATAGCGGTGGCAAAAAAAGCGGGGGTGAAATTGATTATGGCAGCCAAAGTAGATTTGGTTGACGAAGAATATTTTAAAAAAGAAGTTGAACCACTGATTGACGATAACCAAATTAAATTTATCGGAGAAATCGACCATGAAGAAAAAGTCGAATTTCTTGGAGATTCCAAGGGTCTTATTGCTCCGATTCAGTGGGAAGAGCCATTTGGATTATTTTTTATTGAAGCGATGGCTTGTGGGGCGCCTGTGTTTGCAATGAGACGCGGATCCGTTCCGGAAATCGTAATAGATAAAAAAACAGGATTTATCTGTGACAGTGTGGATGAGATGGCGGAGAAAATAAAAAGAGTTGATGAAATTGACAGAAAGGATTGCTTCGAACATGTTGAGAAAAATTTTTCTTCGGAAAAAATGACGAAAGATTACATTAAGGCTTACGAAAAGGTAATGAAAAAATAA
- a CDS encoding MFS transporter, producing the protein MFNFKKRYSGISRNVVILGVVSLLTDLSGQMVFPLLPLYITSVLGGGAVAVGLVEGAAEAAASLLKVVSGYWSDKIKSRKPFVFFGYTLSAIMKPVLAFSGSWFSVLLIRILDRVGKGLRDAPRDAIIAESNNQATLGKAYGFNRALDGLGSVGGSVLAFLLLPVFGFVNLFKLAIIPGLVSVGVISLVKEPERIKKVEKKISLKVGFGELTRELKIFILVATIFTLGNYSYAFLMLRAKADGLGDEKTIMLYALFYLVYTLLSMKAGSLSDKFGRKPIILAGYGMFTLLSIGLYLFGGVTFTIISFILFGIFFSLIDGTQRAFVSDLSPARLKGTALGTFHTFTGLAALPAGYIAGELWTKISPEATFLFGAIIGSVSILIFYCSLSNCKINYNKA; encoded by the coding sequence ATGTTTAACTTCAAAAAAAGATATTCAGGCATAAGCCGAAATGTGGTTATTCTTGGAGTTGTCAGTTTGCTGACGGATCTTTCTGGGCAGATGGTTTTTCCATTGCTCCCTCTTTATATTACCTCAGTTTTGGGTGGCGGAGCGGTAGCTGTTGGCCTGGTTGAAGGAGCGGCCGAAGCGGCCGCCTCGCTTTTAAAAGTCGTTTCCGGCTATTGGTCGGATAAAATAAAAAGCAGGAAACCGTTTGTTTTTTTTGGCTATACCCTTTCGGCTATAATGAAGCCGGTCCTGGCTTTTTCCGGCAGTTGGTTTTCCGTGCTACTCATCCGAATATTAGACCGAGTAGGAAAAGGTTTGCGTGACGCGCCACGCGACGCTATTATTGCCGAATCTAATAATCAGGCAACATTAGGCAAGGCTTACGGATTCAACCGGGCGTTGGATGGGCTGGGTTCAGTTGGCGGATCAGTATTGGCATTTTTGCTGCTTCCGGTTTTTGGTTTTGTAAACTTATTTAAGCTAGCCATTATTCCCGGTTTAGTTTCGGTGGGGGTGATTTCTTTGGTAAAAGAACCGGAAAGAATTAAAAAAGTTGAGAAAAAAATTTCCTTGAAAGTAGGATTTGGCGAATTGACGCGCGAGTTAAAAATATTTATTCTGGTTGCGACAATTTTTACACTGGGAAATTACAGCTATGCTTTTTTGATGCTTCGGGCGAAGGCGGACGGACTGGGAGATGAAAAAACTATCATGCTTTACGCTCTTTTTTATTTAGTCTACACCCTTTTGTCTATGAAAGCCGGATCATTGTCCGACAAATTTGGCAGAAAACCGATAATTTTGGCCGGATACGGAATGTTTACTCTCTTATCTATCGGGCTTTATTTATTTGGCGGTGTTACATTTACAATAATTTCGTTCATACTTTTCGGAATATTTTTTTCCTTGATTGATGGCACTCAGCGGGCATTCGTTTCTGATTTGTCACCGGCTCGTCTCAAGGGAACGGCTCTGGGAACTTTCCATACGTTTACCGGTTTAGCGGCTCTCCCTGCCGGATATATTGCCGGAGAACTTTGGACAAAAATAAGTCCGGAAGCGACGTTTTTGTTTGGAGCTATAATCGGGAGTGTTTCCATTTTGATTTTTTACTGTTCACTGAGCAATTGTAAAATTAATTATAATAAAGCATAA
- a CDS encoding HAD-IC family P-type ATPase yields the protein MKYKNLTSEEVERNQIKFGKNVLPEEKTVPAIRLFLAQFANPLVYILCFAALISLFLHKYFDIALILSVVVVNAIMGFFQENKTQKTLAALKKLVKPNAKVLRDNQRQDIEASELVPGDVVFLAVGDKIPADGKILESISFLINEAILTGESEAVEKKEGEEAYMGTIVSSGRAVMQVTNIGIATKIGEIAETLKDTQQPITTLQIRLKKLTQNLIYISIFLAVLVFIFGFATGRDFWQMAELSAILLVAIIPEALLIVITLVLVLAMRDSLKRKALIRKILAVETLGSVTTICTDKTGTLTEGKMKIVETDFSDQENSFLAMCLCNDRSDTVEIALWDYLDGLKDFDQQENFDKYNRVFEIPFGSEHKFMLTANHLSDGSGNHFIAIKGAPEVILKMSNLSEEDKKIITSKIHRWAEKGLKVLALAHKKISQEEIEEIKNKKISGFEWSGIVGLWDPPRKEVKETLAIARESGLKIKVVTGDYHRTAVKIMESLGMKVSSGEILKGSELEELSDEELKNKITNILLFARVTPEQKLRIVTALQELGEIVAMTGDGVNDAPALKKSNIGIVVGDASEVAKETADLILLDNNFKTIISAIEAGRLVFENIKKIILFILSNSFAEVVVIMGALILDWPFPLTIVQILWLHLLCDGPEDFILGFEPKEKETMLDGPKRMDEPIFGKLSIFLTVAISLLSGLISLGFFWYFGLYQGNVALGQTMAFMSLAFSSVVYIFSCRTLRKPFWKYENFWSNKWLFAVVIFSLFLATIITYFPPTQKLLNLIPLNLFQWSLLVAKAVLLVLVIEIGKLTMKPKNKKS from the coding sequence ATGAAATATAAAAATCTTACATCGGAAGAAGTTGAAAGAAATCAAATCAAGTTTGGAAAAAATGTTTTGCCGGAAGAAAAAACCGTTCCGGCAATCAGGCTTTTTCTGGCGCAGTTTGCCAACCCTTTAGTTTATATTCTTTGTTTTGCCGCTCTAATATCTCTCTTTCTTCATAAATATTTTGATATAGCACTCATTCTCTCTGTTGTTGTTGTTAATGCTATTATGGGATTTTTTCAAGAGAATAAGACGCAAAAAACTTTGGCGGCTCTCAAAAAATTGGTAAAACCGAACGCTAAAGTTTTGCGCGACAATCAAAGACAGGATATTGAAGCGTCAGAATTGGTTCCGGGGGATGTTGTTTTTCTCGCTGTCGGAGATAAGATTCCGGCTGATGGAAAAATTTTAGAATCAATCTCTTTTCTGATTAATGAAGCTATCTTAACCGGTGAAAGTGAGGCGGTGGAAAAAAAAGAAGGGGAAGAAGCTTATATGGGAACGATTGTTTCTTCCGGCCGGGCGGTAATGCAAGTGACGAATATTGGCATCGCGACAAAAATCGGAGAAATTGCCGAAACCCTGAAAGATACGCAGCAGCCGATAACCACTCTCCAAATCCGTTTGAAAAAATTGACCCAAAATTTAATTTACATTTCAATTTTCTTGGCGGTCTTGGTATTTATTTTTGGTTTTGCAACCGGCCGGGATTTTTGGCAGATGGCCGAACTTTCCGCCATTCTTTTGGTGGCGATTATTCCCGAAGCCTTGCTTATTGTTATTACTTTGGTATTGGTGCTGGCAATGCGTGACAGCCTGAAAAGAAAAGCGCTTATCAGGAAAATTTTAGCGGTGGAAACTTTGGGATCGGTTACGACAATTTGCACGGATAAAACCGGCACGCTCACAGAAGGAAAAATGAAGATTGTTGAAACTGATTTTTCCGACCAAGAGAATAGTTTTTTGGCAATGTGTCTTTGCAATGACAGGAGTGATACTGTGGAAATTGCGCTTTGGGATTATCTGGATGGGTTAAAAGATTTTGACCAGCAAGAAAATTTTGATAAATATAACAGAGTTTTTGAAATTCCTTTCGGCAGTGAGCATAAATTTATGCTTACAGCCAATCATCTTTCAGATGGCAGCGGCAATCATTTTATAGCCATCAAAGGAGCGCCGGAAGTTATTTTGAAAATGTCTAATTTGAGCGAGGAAGATAAGAAAATAATAACATCCAAAATTCACAGATGGGCAGAAAAAGGACTAAAGGTGCTGGCATTGGCTCACAAAAAAATATCGCAGGAGGAGATAGAGGAAATAAAAAACAAAAAAATATCCGGATTTGAGTGGAGTGGAATAGTTGGTCTTTGGGATCCGCCGCGAAAAGAAGTGAAAGAAACGCTGGCGATCGCCAGGGAATCGGGGCTAAAGATAAAGGTGGTGACTGGTGATTACCACCGCACGGCAGTAAAAATTATGGAATCCTTGGGAATGAAGGTTTCGTCCGGCGAGATTTTAAAAGGAAGCGAATTGGAAGAATTAAGCGATGAAGAATTAAAAAATAAAATTACCAACATTTTGTTATTTGCCAGGGTAACTCCGGAGCAAAAACTGAGGATAGTTACCGCTCTTCAGGAACTGGGAGAAATTGTGGCTATGACCGGAGATGGCGTAAATGATGCGCCAGCGCTCAAAAAATCCAACATTGGAATAGTAGTGGGAGATGCTTCGGAGGTAGCTAAGGAAACCGCCGATCTTATACTTCTGGACAATAATTTCAAAACGATTATTTCCGCAATTGAAGCCGGAAGGTTGGTCTTTGAAAATATCAAAAAGATAATCTTGTTCATCCTTTCCAATTCTTTTGCGGAAGTAGTGGTTATTATGGGTGCTTTGATTTTAGACTGGCCGTTTCCTCTTACAATCGTTCAAATCCTGTGGCTCCATCTTCTGTGCGACGGGCCGGAGGATTTTATTCTGGGTTTCGAACCAAAAGAAAAAGAAACAATGCTTGATGGACCCAAAAGAATGGACGAACCGATTTTTGGAAAGCTCAGTATTTTTTTGACTGTAGCAATATCTCTTCTCTCCGGCCTTATCTCTCTCGGCTTTTTCTGGTACTTCGGTTTATATCAAGGGAATGTAGCTCTTGGTCAGACAATGGCTTTTATGTCGCTGGCTTTCAGCTCTGTTGTTTATATTTTTTCCTGCCGGACGCTTCGCAAACCGTTTTGGAAATATGAAAATTTTTGGTCCAATAAATGGCTTTTTGCGGTTGTGATTTTTAGTTTATTTTTAGCTACTATTATCACGTATTTTCCTCCGACCCAAAAACTTCTAAATCTGATTCCCTTGAATTTATTCCAATGGAGTTTGCTGGTGGCAAAAGCAGTATTGCTGGTTTTGGTTATTGAAATAGGAAAGTTAACGATGAAGCCAAAAAATAAAAAGAGTTGA
- a CDS encoding hemerythrin domain-containing protein translates to MKPTIDLTQEHGPVKLMLKILEKASEKMEAGETMNRENMEKAISFIREFAEKCHHGKEEQLLFPAIRENNIPEEIVLVDALTEEHVMGRSYVKNMVEAVAENNSAKFIGNARAYIALLNPHIDKENQTLFPMVEKSLSEEKQKELEVGFLEIEKNVIGEGRHEELHSIVYKLKEAYL, encoded by the coding sequence ATGAAACCAACAATTGATTTAACCCAAGAGCACGGTCCTGTGAAACTGATGCTCAAAATTTTGGAAAAAGCTTCTGAAAAAATGGAAGCAGGTGAGACAATGAATAGGGAAAATATGGAAAAAGCCATCAGTTTTATCCGTGAGTTTGCCGAAAAATGCCATCACGGAAAAGAAGAACAATTGCTTTTTCCAGCGATAAGGGAAAATAATATCCCCGAAGAAATCGTCCTTGTTGATGCTTTGACCGAAGAACACGTTATGGGAAGGAGTTATGTGAAAAATATGGTGGAAGCGGTTGCGGAAAACAATTCTGCTAAATTCATTGGGAATGCCAGAGCTTATATAGCTTTACTCAATCCCCATATAGACAAGGAAAATCAAACACTTTTTCCGATGGTGGAGAAGTCTCTTTCGGAAGAAAAACAAAAAGAATTGGAGGTTGGATTTTTAGAAATTGAAAAGAACGTTATTGGCGAAGGACGGCACGAAGAACTGCATAGCATTGTTTATAAATTAAAAGAGGCTTATTTATGA
- a CDS encoding cupin domain-containing protein, whose product MKPEILKNLIEYQSGSVVSKEILKTDSGTVTLFAFDAGQGLSEHTAPFEVLVNVVDGEAEVTISGTSHTLTEGQMIIMPANQPHALKANQKFKMLLVMLK is encoded by the coding sequence ATGAAACCAGAAATACTCAAAAATTTAATTGAATACCAATCAGGCTCGGTAGTCAGCAAAGAAATTTTGAAAACTGATTCAGGGACTGTCACGCTGTTTGCGTTTGATGCTGGGCAAGGGCTAAGCGAGCATACTGCTCCGTTTGAAGTTTTAGTGAATGTTGTCGATGGAGAAGCGGAAGTTACCATTTCAGGAACTTCTCACACACTAACTGAAGGTCAGATGATAATTATGCCTGCCAATCAACCTCACGCTCTTAAAGCTAACCAGAAATTCAAGATGCTTCTCGTGATGTTAAAATAA